A stretch of DNA from Myxococcota bacterium:
GGGCTTCCAATTGTTCGGCGGGAGTGCCTTTTAAATTTTTCGATAGCGAGGCCTTTAAAGTTCCGCCAGAAGCTTCATAAATTTCCAGGCGCGTCTTAAGCGTTTTCGCAATATCTGAAATCGAATCGGTGGTCATGCGAATATGCTGGATCAATGCCTAGAGCGTGTAAATAGGCCTAAATTAGCGGGTTTAATTGTAGATTGTCGGGGAACAGCAGGTTTTCTCTGGTTTTTGACCACCTTTCAGCGGGCAATTTCATCCACCAGACTTGCCAGTAGCGGCCTTCAGCATCGTAGTGCCAGCCAGAGCGGTGGGAGATTTCGAAGCCCAATTGCTGATAGAGCTTGAGCGCGACATGGTTGAACTCCAATACTTCCAGGCAGATTTCCACCAGGCCTAATGCATAGGCCGCATGGTCCAATAAAATCGCCATGGCGGCTTTTCCGACGCCTAAGCCTCGGTACTTTTCTTCACCAATTTCTATGAATAGTTCAGCTCTTTTTGTCTCCAGATTTATCTCTTTTAGGCCGACATTGCCCACATGTTCTCTATCAACTTCGATGGCGAAAGTTTTACGTGTTTTATCAACCAACAAGGCATGGATATATTGGTCCATCATCTTTTGATCGAATGGCAAAATTGCACGGCGCTCTGGGCCTGAGATCACAAAAGTTAAATTTAACACGTAAGGATCTTGGAGCCATTTTTGTACTTTTTGATCGTCTTTTTTTTCTAAAAATCGCAAATTTATTTCTAAATTATTGGTCAATTTGGCGAGCATAATTAATGCTAGCATGGACCCCTGGGATTTTTCCGTGAGCACGGCCTGTTCTTGATTTATGCATGCTTCGGAGCTCTACTTATTGGGCGTTTTCTTTGCCCTCTTGGTCACCATTTGCCCGATTGTGGGATCCTACTTTTCCTATGTTTTCAATCGCCCTATCCACCCGATAGAAGGGCTATTTTACCGAGCCACCCGCGTCTCGGTCGCGCCCATGAACTGGAAGCA
This window harbors:
- a CDS encoding GNAT family N-acetyltransferase, translated to MLALIMLAKLTNNLEINLRFLEKKDDQKVQKWLQDPYVLNLTFVISGPERRAILPFDQKMMDQYIHALLVDKTRKTFAIEVDREHVGNVGLKEINLETKRAELFIEIGEEKYRGLGVGKAAMAILLDHAAYALGLVEICLEVLEFNHVALKLYQQLGFEISHRSGWHYDAEGRYWQVWWMKLPAERWSKTRENLLFPDNLQLNPLI